Proteins encoded by one window of Yersinia massiliensis:
- a CDS encoding replication endonuclease: MTSINNMRGRVAPTPSLPYPGSGAAVPAYAYPGSKPRQTLAPARPLTREQLIQGQAVLANINNLPHFLRSQFISRYEYLLANKGLNDANKWLMFVFDQRIWPRIQVVNNKNVMRLSASMSFSTDAPTYASLAGMHDKELRRFARKIGDELMVAYNHHCDECIKANQGDRSVLLQADTQVRIYGDIAKMARAFNITPMHWRKYRKGRLDISSAIASLSRLVNPEWWERKLKAQRMCWREALLIAVGNVSRDKSASSYASKQAIREVFARRQSNLEYLKSCQLENIETGERIDLIDKVMASISNPEIRRMELMNTIAFTEKYAAEQKHVGMFLTITTPSKYHPTRVVGKGDNEKVQLNHKWDDEAYSPKDGQRYLCNIWSKMRTAFKDNKLSVYGMRVVEPHHDGTPHWHMMLFCERRQRQQIIDIMRRYALKEDSDERGAAKYRFECKHMNKGGAAGYIAKYIAKNIDGYALEGERDHETGELLTDSAAAVTAWAATWRIPQFRPIGLPSMGVYRECRRIRSISLAETFDETVEAVRHAADEGDFAAYIIAQGGTNCGNQTVRLAKRVADELNAYDEEVQKVVGIYAPHLGADHVHETRTTQWRIVSGAVDVELLTLKSASGAPRSPVNNCGLGGNTQAPNDPNGQAKTPVIAMEYPPDAVIDWSDTAAVKAIVARVKEKQPTISKTQCSFNPTKGRLIAPSARLTREERQRIPQIRNDLLLKDISVQRWELESLARGAKMSFGGDVIQYPALSDWPEFDD; encoded by the coding sequence ATGACCAGCATTAACAATATGCGTGGCCGTGTTGCCCCAACTCCGTCGTTGCCTTATCCGGGCAGCGGCGCTGCTGTTCCTGCCTACGCCTACCCCGGCAGTAAACCACGCCAAACCCTTGCACCAGCAAGACCGCTTACCCGTGAACAACTGATTCAGGGGCAAGCTGTTTTAGCCAATATCAATAACCTGCCTCACTTCCTGCGTAGCCAGTTCATTTCTCGCTATGAATACCTGCTAGCCAATAAAGGGCTAAACGACGCTAACAAATGGCTGATGTTTGTCTTTGACCAGCGTATCTGGCCGCGTATTCAGGTGGTTAATAACAAAAATGTTATGCGCCTGAGTGCGTCAATGAGCTTTTCCACTGATGCCCCAACTTATGCCAGCCTCGCGGGCATGCATGATAAAGAGCTGCGTCGCTTTGCCCGCAAAATCGGTGATGAGCTAATGGTGGCGTACAACCATCATTGTGATGAATGCATTAAGGCCAATCAGGGTGACAGGTCTGTTTTATTGCAGGCTGATACACAGGTACGGATATACGGCGATATTGCCAAAATGGCGCGCGCTTTTAATATCACGCCAATGCACTGGCGCAAATACCGGAAAGGCCGGTTAGATATCTCGTCTGCTATCGCCAGCCTATCACGTCTGGTTAATCCCGAATGGTGGGAGCGGAAACTTAAAGCCCAGCGTATGTGCTGGCGGGAAGCATTATTGATTGCTGTCGGTAATGTTAGCCGTGATAAATCGGCCTCTTCTTATGCCAGTAAGCAGGCTATCCGGGAAGTGTTCGCCCGTCGCCAGTCTAATTTGGAATATCTCAAAAGCTGCCAGTTAGAAAATATTGAAACCGGTGAGCGCATCGACCTGATTGATAAGGTCATGGCGAGTATCTCTAATCCAGAAATTCGCCGTATGGAGCTAATGAACACCATCGCTTTTACTGAAAAATATGCTGCCGAGCAGAAGCACGTCGGCATGTTCCTGACCATCACTACCCCATCTAAATATCACCCGACCCGCGTTGTTGGGAAAGGGGATAACGAGAAAGTCCAGCTTAACCACAAGTGGGACGATGAAGCCTATTCCCCGAAAGACGGCCAGCGCTATCTCTGCAACATTTGGAGCAAAATGCGCACCGCCTTTAAAGACAATAAATTAAGCGTCTACGGAATGCGGGTGGTTGAGCCGCACCACGACGGCACCCCGCACTGGCACATGATGCTGTTTTGTGAGCGTCGCCAGCGCCAACAGATTATCGACATCATGCGTCGTTATGCGTTGAAAGAAGACAGTGACGAGCGTGGAGCCGCTAAATACCGCTTTGAGTGCAAGCATATGAACAAAGGCGGGGCCGCTGGCTACATCGCTAAATACATTGCCAAAAATATCGACGGCTATGCGCTTGAGGGCGAGCGTGACCATGAAACCGGCGAGCTTCTAACTGACTCCGCTGCGGCAGTGACAGCGTGGGCGGCAACGTGGCGCATCCCCCAATTTCGCCCGATAGGTCTGCCCTCCATGGGGGTTTATCGCGAGTGTCGCCGTATCCGCTCTATTAGTCTGGCTGAGACTTTCGACGAAACCGTGGAAGCCGTGCGCCATGCTGCTGACGAAGGTGATTTTGCTGCTTACATCATCGCGCAAGGTGGCACCAATTGCGGCAACCAGACCGTCCGTTTAGCCAAGCGCGTCGCTGATGAACTCAACGCCTACGATGAGGAAGTGCAGAAAGTCGTCGGTATCTACGCGCCGCATTTGGGCGCTGACCATGTTCATGAAACCCGTACAACTCAATGGCGCATCGTTTCGGGTGCCGTTGACGTTGAGCTTTTGACTTTGAAAAGCGCCTCTGGCGCGCCTCGGAGTCCTGTCAATAACTGTGGGTTAGGTGGAAACACCCAAGCGCCAAATGACCCCAACGGGCAGGCTAAAACGCCTGTGATAGCGATGGAATACCCACCGGACGCCGTTATTGACTGGTCGGACACTGCCGCCGTGAAGGCGATTGTGGCCCGTGTTAAAGAGAAACAGCCAACGATTAGCAAGACACAATGTAGTTTTAACCCAACCAAAGGCCGACTTATTGCCCCGTCAGCCCGTTTGACCCGTGAAGAACGCCAGCGCATCCCCCAAATCCGCAATGATTTACTGCTGAAAGATATCAGTGTCCAACGCTGGGAGCTGGAATCGTTAGCCCGTGGGGCCAAAATGTCGTTTGGTGGCGATGTTATTCAGTATCCGGCCTTGTCCGACTGGCCGGAATTTGATGATTAA
- a CDS encoding DUF2732 family protein, with protein sequence MKNTKQPAELIRYERSPAAMNSLELLLNEARIDERKNQAALVSSRLEEIANQILNRELNGVEAAELLNQIAEHIITQSYDQH encoded by the coding sequence ATGAAGAATACAAAGCAACCAGCGGAATTAATCAGATATGAGCGCTCGCCTGCGGCTATGAACTCACTGGAGTTATTACTAAATGAAGCTCGGATTGATGAGCGAAAAAATCAGGCTGCACTGGTTTCATCGCGTTTGGAAGAAATCGCTAATCAAATATTGAATCGTGAACTGAATGGCGTAGAGGCTGCTGAACTGCTTAACCAAATCGCTGAGCACATAATCACTCAGTCTTATGACCAGCATTAA